The following proteins come from a genomic window of Hymenobacter canadensis:
- a CDS encoding HNH endonuclease → MNNTIKESFIKSVTASIVEASKEPAAERTAATEVIRKVILKNLSRYYIFEDGAIYDRKKSRYLMQYLSRRGYYDVRVYFDNGDMKIVRVHRLVALAFCKNEKPEEYKIIDHISGVKTCNHASNLRWCDQTINMRNTVRNTERGLKILDLLDENMISKDDPMRAIYYQRLSKGWGLKKTLSTPLLADKDRYTKEGLEATRILVESGFTTEHPAYFTYHRRVKSGMTLEEARSIVVGRENKKSEEVKQLYALLASVNLDRSDKRFTTFLNRLRSGWSLERTLETPIKNRKRSSKAN, encoded by the coding sequence ATGAATAACACAATTAAAGAATCCTTTATAAAATCAGTTACAGCCTCCATTGTAGAAGCCAGTAAAGAACCTGCAGCTGAAAGAACAGCAGCGACAGAAGTAATCAGAAAGGTCATTCTGAAAAACCTATCGAGGTATTACATTTTCGAGGATGGGGCTATCTACGACCGCAAAAAGAGCCGCTACCTCATGCAATACCTGTCAAGAAGAGGCTACTATGATGTGCGCGTTTATTTCGACAACGGCGACATGAAAATAGTCCGTGTGCATCGCCTTGTTGCCTTGGCTTTCTGCAAAAACGAAAAACCGGAAGAGTACAAGATCATCGATCACATTTCGGGTGTAAAGACCTGTAACCATGCCTCGAATCTGCGCTGGTGCGATCAAACGATTAACATGAGAAACACGGTCAGAAACACGGAAAGAGGGTTGAAAATCCTCGATCTGTTGGATGAAAATATGATTTCCAAAGACGACCCAATGCGTGCGATCTACTACCAGAGATTGAGTAAGGGTTGGGGTCTGAAAAAGACGCTCTCCACGCCGCTGCTTGCCGATAAAGACAGGTACACCAAGGAAGGATTAGAGGCAACCAGAATCTTAGTTGAGTCCGGCTTTACCACAGAGCACCCCGCTTATTTCACCTACCACAGAAGAGTGAAATCCGGAATGACGCTGGAAGAAGCACGTTCAATCGTGGTTGGGCGCGAGAACAAGAAAAGCGAGGAGGTCAAGCAGCTCTATGCCCTATTAGCCTCTGTCAATCTGGATAGAAGCGACAAGAGATTCACCACGTTTCTTAACAGGTTGAGAAGTGGGTGGAGCCTTGAAAGAACCTTGGAAACCCCCATTAAGAACAGGAAAAGAAGCAGCAAAGCCAATTAA
- a CDS encoding HK97 family phage prohead protease: MTFYAAAFGSVDSHGDIIQKGAFAKTIKENYKRVKYLWNHNSTLLPVGVIQGLEEDDFGLKVTASILETTMGNDLLECYQKRAVTEHSIGFYTINKKSDKEGHRILTEVQLLECSAVLWGSNENTPLVDIKSDELVSLVESIDKRSHKLYKSIAAGNLSEEACQLLALEHAHIHKAMTDLLNSSLTTPPEPEEETTLEAPEPNEVDRKGMALAAFYAAYQNKKYPKN; this comes from the coding sequence GTGACCTTCTATGCGGCGGCTTTTGGCAGCGTCGATAGTCATGGCGACATCATCCAGAAAGGGGCTTTCGCCAAGACAATCAAGGAGAACTATAAGCGAGTCAAGTACCTGTGGAATCACAATTCCACGCTCTTACCGGTCGGAGTAATTCAAGGCCTCGAAGAAGATGATTTCGGGCTGAAGGTCACGGCTTCCATTCTGGAAACCACGATGGGCAATGACCTGCTGGAGTGCTATCAAAAACGCGCTGTTACCGAGCATTCTATTGGCTTCTACACGATCAACAAGAAGTCCGATAAGGAGGGTCACAGAATCCTCACCGAGGTTCAGCTGCTGGAATGTTCTGCCGTGCTGTGGGGCTCAAACGAGAACACCCCACTGGTCGATATCAAGTCCGACGAACTGGTTTCGCTGGTCGAAAGCATCGATAAGCGTTCGCACAAATTATACAAATCGATAGCTGCTGGAAACCTATCGGAAGAAGCATGTCAGCTACTCGCGCTGGAACACGCGCATATACATAAAGCGATGACTGATTTATTGAATTCGTCACTCACTACGCCGCCTGAGCCGGAAGAAGAAACCACTCTGGAAGCACCTGAGCCGAACGAAGTAGATAGAAAAGGAATGGCACTGGCTGCGTTCTATGCCGCCTATCAAAACAAAAAGTACCCTAAAAATTAA
- a CDS encoding HK97-gp10 family putative phage morphogenesis protein, producing the protein MSVRVELEGADNLKTKLRAYLVGAPKRVQNLIASMLLEIESDAKRLAPVDTGFLRSTIHANLGGNFSGRVSADSAYAIHVEFGTSRMRAQPFLRPAYQLHKQAFLANLKQALRFRL; encoded by the coding sequence GTGAGTGTACGTGTTGAACTAGAAGGAGCGGATAACCTTAAAACGAAGCTCCGTGCCTACCTCGTCGGCGCACCTAAACGAGTGCAGAACCTCATTGCCAGTATGCTGCTGGAAATCGAAAGTGATGCCAAGCGATTAGCGCCCGTTGATACGGGCTTTCTACGCTCTACCATTCATGCCAACCTGGGCGGCAACTTCTCAGGCAGGGTGTCGGCAGATAGTGCCTATGCCATCCACGTAGAGTTCGGAACCTCCAGAATGAGGGCCCAACCGTTCCTGCGCCCTGCCTACCAACTGCACAAACAAGCCTTCTTAGCCAACCTGAAACAGGCGTTGAGATTCCGATTATAA
- a CDS encoding phage head closure protein, translated as MPAAGKYREQIAIYLPYATLSDGLGGRVLSGVGTSFTVWARVQALPAKEDLIDGKITYRQPFKVSLRYDEQISNTSRIEWNGKRISINSVVVNERKTEMQLLGVLVK; from the coding sequence ATGCCAGCTGCCGGAAAGTACCGAGAACAAATTGCCATCTACCTGCCCTATGCCACCCTATCTGATGGTCTTGGAGGCCGTGTTTTGAGTGGGGTTGGAACCAGCTTCACCGTCTGGGCACGCGTGCAGGCGCTACCTGCCAAAGAAGATCTGATAGATGGTAAGATCACCTACCGCCAGCCATTCAAGGTCAGCCTTCGCTACGATGAGCAGATCAGCAATACCAGCCGGATCGAATGGAACGGCAAGCGCATTAGCATCAACTCCGTCGTGGTGAACGAGCGCAAAACAGAAATGCAGCTCCTCGGAGTCCTGGTAAAGTGA
- a CDS encoding DUF3168 domain-containing protein has protein sequence MSDPNLIVQKALFSALNSSSITLNGAPVPLYAYAPSGAAAPYILIDQIVTLPVAGAVACAYWECFFQFTIITSFAIDGVASDGPSLEISGQILSALEGQVLDLDQGFQMNPLTVVRTRKYAKSDSHSLKVLRYIEVKVKAFRNKQID, from the coding sequence ATGTCAGACCCTAACCTAATCGTACAGAAAGCCTTATTCAGCGCACTGAACTCCTCCTCAATCACCCTCAACGGTGCTCCTGTGCCCTTGTACGCCTATGCCCCTTCAGGAGCTGCAGCACCTTACATCCTTATCGATCAGATAGTGACTCTGCCGGTAGCAGGTGCCGTGGCCTGCGCTTATTGGGAGTGCTTTTTCCAGTTCACCATCATCACCTCGTTTGCGATAGATGGCGTGGCGAGTGATGGGCCTTCTCTGGAGATCAGCGGCCAGATCCTGAGTGCCTTGGAAGGGCAGGTGCTGGACTTGGATCAAGGGTTTCAGATGAACCCACTCACGGTGGTTAGAACCCGCAAGTATGCCAAATCAGATTCCCATTCCCTGAAAGTGCTTCGATATATAGAAGTGAAGGTCAAAGCCTTCAGAAATAAACAAATAGACTAA
- a CDS encoding phage major capsid protein: MENEVKTAQDIAVELKKDVTIQVKSVSDELNEKLQTVQASVDALATAQKLQNLNTEKEGKSALVVALEAKSGDLKGRQRNQTVEVPLDVKASVDMLRGNTVANSQTLIATSGYVALPNKPKHVRDFMRIAPLSQPYLKYDRELAAEGAPAIVAEGQMKPKVSFSTEAVTATAEKIAMHYKLSTELMHDAPAFAASLQGRGREMVLNEEDAQLIYGTGTSGNIQGIYPLAAPFNANGIKVTNPQNIDVLRVAAAQARRSMYRANAILMNPDDVAELELTKDEEGRYLLPTLYSGVLPAVGRIEIIEIDAINPGEFLVGAFDLGVEIYQVESLTVKATDSNDNDFVLNKVTVVIEERLLQAVTRPSAFVKGTFAGAIATLAAVV; this comes from the coding sequence GTGGAAAATGAAGTTAAAACTGCCCAGGATATTGCAGTTGAGTTAAAGAAGGATGTTACCATACAGGTTAAAAGTGTCAGCGACGAGCTAAATGAAAAGCTGCAGACTGTTCAGGCATCCGTTGATGCGTTGGCTACTGCCCAGAAGCTGCAGAACCTCAATACCGAGAAAGAAGGCAAATCAGCACTCGTAGTAGCGCTTGAGGCGAAGAGCGGTGATTTGAAAGGCCGTCAGCGCAACCAGACGGTAGAGGTTCCCCTCGATGTCAAAGCATCGGTAGACATGCTGCGTGGAAACACAGTAGCCAACTCCCAGACGCTGATTGCGACAAGTGGTTATGTGGCGCTCCCGAACAAGCCAAAGCATGTTCGTGATTTCATGCGCATTGCGCCATTGTCGCAGCCTTACCTGAAGTATGATCGTGAACTAGCTGCTGAAGGCGCTCCTGCCATTGTAGCGGAAGGCCAAATGAAGCCAAAGGTTTCCTTCTCAACCGAAGCTGTAACAGCCACCGCTGAGAAGATTGCTATGCACTACAAGCTCTCGACGGAGCTTATGCACGATGCTCCGGCATTCGCCGCTTCGCTACAAGGTCGTGGACGTGAAATGGTCTTGAACGAGGAAGATGCACAGCTGATCTACGGCACCGGCACTTCGGGCAACATCCAAGGAATCTATCCATTGGCTGCCCCTTTCAACGCAAACGGTATCAAAGTAACCAACCCTCAGAACATCGATGTGTTGCGTGTAGCGGCTGCTCAGGCTCGTAGATCGATGTACCGTGCTAATGCTATTCTGATGAACCCGGATGATGTTGCGGAACTCGAACTCACCAAGGACGAAGAAGGCCGTTACCTGCTGCCTACCCTCTATAGTGGTGTTCTGCCCGCTGTTGGTCGCATCGAGATTATCGAGATTGATGCCATCAACCCAGGCGAGTTCCTAGTAGGTGCTTTCGATCTAGGCGTTGAAATCTACCAGGTAGAATCGCTAACCGTAAAAGCCACAGACTCCAACGATAATGACTTTGTATTGAACAAGGTGACGGTGGTAATCGAGGAGCGCTTGCTGCAGGCGGTAACACGTCCTTCCGCATTCGTGAAAGGCACCTTCGCCGGCGCTATCGCTACACTTGCGGCTGTTGTATAA
- a CDS encoding head-tail connector protein produces MENALLSAFITAAREKAETYCNREFISKTVKRTFTIDKPLDIASEDILEVSGFYTSINEAISAASYFNNYRKGIVVSRDYPIDYSNLPTYTVKYQVTVDPAEVPEAVKIAICKIASDLYENRENGSFPSNGITYKTLLAPFRKL; encoded by the coding sequence ATGGAAAACGCCCTGCTTTCCGCGTTCATCACCGCCGCCCGTGAAAAGGCGGAAACCTATTGCAACCGGGAATTTATCAGCAAGACGGTCAAGAGGACTTTTACAATCGATAAGCCGTTAGACATTGCTAGTGAGGATATACTAGAGGTCAGTGGATTCTATACCAGCATCAATGAAGCGATTAGCGCGGCATCCTATTTCAACAACTACAGGAAGGGCATAGTAGTCAGTAGGGATTATCCTATCGACTACTCTAACCTTCCCACCTACACGGTCAAGTATCAGGTAACGGTTGATCCTGCAGAGGTGCCAGAGGCGGTCAAGATCGCCATCTGCAAGATTGCCAGCGACCTGTACGAGAATCGTGAGAACGGCTCCTTTCCAAGCAATGGCATCACCTACAAAACACTGTTGGCTCCTTTCCGGAAGCTATAA